The segment GGAAAACATACAAATCATTAAGTCAAACCTTTTGATTATACTAGACatgtgagtgtatatatatatatatatataacatatctGCACTCAACACAAGATGTCCATGTTTACTGCAAACTACAGTGACAAGATTGTCATTAGTGGGAACATGTAATCTGGAGCAAATGGGTTTAAACCGAGGCATTCCTTTCTAAgtaatgttatttatttgatgtaaGAACTTGATGGGGTTTTCCAATCGAATGGTGTCTTTActgttcatgttgtgtgtgacGGAATGCAGCATTGCAGCATAAATTTTTAACCCTCGCTGAAGTAGCAGGCACCATATCCTGTCACAGATGTCTCTTTTATGCAGTGGCCAGAGGGTGTGATATGAGCTGCAGCATGACTTTGCAGAGCTTTCATGTCTAGAAGCCAAAGCATGGCTGACATTCCTCACATACCAGACAGGTCCCTATGAGGGTCACACTGACGGACATAATGTTCCTGCAGAACTCTGTCATGGCTGCGctgttggaagaaaaacaaacaaacgtgtaATTTAATAGTCTTTAGTGTAATCTCTTCTGTAAAGTAATGCACATGCTCTGGGTCCTGGTGTGTGACAGCACAGCCTGTTGTCTTGGCCACACTGGATTCTCATGATGTTTGTTGTCTCTGTAGGTGCTGTGGGAAATCACCCGATTCTTCTTGTTGGCTATTGAGCTCAGCGTTGTGATCTTGGGACTCGCTTTCGGTTAGTCTGATATGCTGGTTTCAGTTCTCATTTATACTTTAACCATTTATggtgtttctgtctcattttcGTGACTGTACACTGTGTGCCTCTCGGTCAAGcctctttctttgtgtgtttatcagGTCACCTGGAGAGCAAATCCAGCATAAAGCGTGTGCTGGCTATCACTGCTGTGCTCGCTCTGGGCTACTCCATCACACAGGTAACAACACATGATGAGAGATTAAATAATGATACAATTTTTGACAGATATATGATGATAACATTGCACTTAACATTCTATATTTATCATTGTGCCATGTATGCATTCAAATAAAGAATTATTAATTTTAGGGCACACTAGAGATCCTCTATCCGGACAGTCACCTCTCTGCTGAGGACTTCAACATCTACGGCCACGGAGGACGCCACTTCTGGTTGGCCAgttccatcttcttcttcctggtcAGTAACCTGTAGCTCTGCAGTATTAGCAACATGAGCAAACATATTAATACTCAAAATTACTAATGTTTAATTGacaatgtaatgtttttttttataggtgTACTCTTTGATTGTGATCTTGCCTAAAACTCCAATAAGGGACAGGATATCTCTGCCATGTAAGTTACACATTTCATTACGTTAGATCTTAAAAggtatttattatatttcaagtAAATATAATGAATGGAAACAAGAATTTACTGTACTCTCTGACATGTTATCTATACCTGTGTGGCCCTATGCTGAAGATGTGGCCCTTTTTATAACATAGTGAGTTTAAGAGTTGAAAAGTAATTGGAAAGATACACATAGGATCAAACTAAATGatcatatttaatgtttttggaAAATCCATTGtactcttttctgtttttttgggggtttaACAGGAGTTTGAATCTGCTGGTGAATCCTCTTAAGTTCTGctcatgaataataataataacaaactttatttatatagcacttttgtATAACAAagattacaaagtgctttgacagcaaagcaagaaaagtaaatatatgaGAAATAACAACCAGCAGGATGCAATGTGACAAGGAGGCCAGACAACCACGTTTAGGTCGGTAACAAGgtattgtttaaattaaatgaataaatatagagCTATGTCACATTAAAACTTAAACATataaaagcagtaatatgacaataaaaataaatgaacaagtacaataaaaggtgaaaagaaaacgataaaaatcatgacatcacatgaaagcaagtcAATAAAAATGGGGTTTAAGaggtgatttaaaagaagtcactgactctgcCAGCCTTAACTCCTCAGGTAGGCCGTTCCAAAGCCGAGGGGTCCTGATGGCAAAAGCACGGTCACCTTTAGCTTTCAACCTCGACTTTGGAACAGCCAGCATTGCTCCACCTGAGGATCTTAAGGCTGCATGCAGGCACATAAGCGGTCAAAAATTCGGTGATGTAGCTTGGGGCCAGTAAagtcttaaaatcaattctaaaacagATAGGGAGCCAACGGAGAGAAGTGAGGATCGGGGTGATGTGATGTTGCCTTTTAAGACCAGTGAGAATTCCTCTCTTGATTGTTGACAAGGAAACATGACAGTCTGCATCCTGGAGAGTATATTTGACCAGCTGTGCAGTCAcgcaaggttttttttttttttttttcatgccaAGGATTTTCTGCTTATCTCCCAAGACGTGTGCCTCGTCCTGCACATATCTGCGTTTTTTTTAGAAAGTACCCAACAATTTTTTTGGGCAAACCAACTTTTTACAAGCCTAATTATCTTCTCAAGAGCAACTTTAAACTCTCAGTCAACATAGAGCCATATCTCTGCTCTTTTGTACATTACTAATATCGAAACGCACATCTGCCAAAAAACCTTTCAGTACCCTTTTAGAATCTTTGTTGCTATGTGTTAAACGGTTTTTGTCCCACACACAATTCTTTCAATATTGAAGGAAGCTGAGACTTTCATTTAGTTTCCATTATTCTACTTCACATTGAATGTACATAAGCAGGAAATCCTGAAGAACagaaaatgtgctgctgttcaAATACTTATGGTCTGGACTGTAATTGAAAGCAGTTGTTCTCTGTTGTGCATTACGCTTTGTTTTGCTTCCTCCGTTTAGCGAAGAGGAGTTTCTACGTGTATGCTGCCATCCTGTCCTTACTGAACCTGGTCCAGGGCCTGGGCAGCGCTCTGCTCTGTGCTGAAATCATAGAGGGACTCTGGTCAGTATCATTCTCATGAACATTGTGTGTAGCATCATATTTGTTTACAGAACAGTTATCACATAACTATGGAtataaaaatgtctgtgtttgcatgatCCAAATTTTGAGTAAATTGTTCTGCTAATGTCACTGTTGTACGAAGAGAAATATAAGCTACCTTCAATTTTTTTGATTGAGAGCAGCTACAGCTTTTGGGGGGGATTATGTGGGGTaatcttttaaaacaaatattgagGATCAGCAGCAAACTATTGATTGGGCTTTTTGTCTTTCCTGATGTAGCTGTGTGGATGTCACCACCTTCCTGTATTTCTCCACATTCGCTCCGCTCATCTATGTCACATTCCTCAAAGGCTTCTTTGGGTAAGTACAGCGAATCATACAAAATAAACCATAAATACCGCACTTGATAGAGCACAGGAACTTGGAGGCTTGCAGAATCAGTGACTtcttaaaacatatatttaataaaataaattaaataattaatttcccTTATTAATTGTAGTGCACATTTTTCATCAAATAGaggtgttgtttgttttattcttttatttctattgttttaatggtgtattttaaaggggacatatcatgaaaattccactttgttagtgcttctacacgttaatgtgggtatctggcatgtctaccaacccaaaaactcaaaaaaacactcgcgcgttttgttatggttcctctaagtcagaaacgtcacgcttgagtgactggaatgagcttcctatgtactgtgtcgtcacaatacactggaagtctccctacatggccttggcccaccccccacctcatcccccccgcccccccacactcgttacgccgggtttacaccggacgcagcgcagcgccgttctcaagcgcgcagcgccgttctcaagcgcgcagccgcctggctgttcacacgggacgagcatttctccgctggtcagccccatagactgtatatacagtgccttgcataagtattcaccccccttggactttttcccattatgtactgttactaactggaattcaaatagacttaaataaactttttcccgtttgatcaacaaaacatgcatagtactttggaggtgcaaaataaattttattgtgacacaaacaataatgagaaaaaaaaagttgacatctgttgggtgcataagtattcacccccctgtgtcaatacttggtagaaccccctttcgctgcaattacagctgcaagtcttttggggtatgtctctaccagctttgcacatctagagatggaaaggtttgtccattcttcttggcaaaaaagatgaagctcagtcagattggatggagaccgtctgtgaaccgcaatcttcaagtcttgccatagattctctattggattgaggtctgggctttgactgggccattttaagacattaacattctttaatccaaaccattcctttgtagctctggctgtatgtttagggtcattgtcctgctggaagatgaacctccgccccagtctcaagtcttttgcagactgcatcagattttcttcaaggatttccctgtatttggctccatccatctttccctctattctgaccagtttccctgtacctgctgaagagaagcatccccacagcatgatgctaccaccaccatatttcactgttgggatggtgtgctcagggtgatgggcagtgttgggttttcgccacacatagcgttttgcattgaggccaaaaagttcaattttggtctcatctgaccagagcaccttcttccacatgtttgctgtgtctcccacatggcttctggcaaactccaaacgggattttttatggatccctttcaacaatggctttcttcttgccactcttccataaaggccagatttgtggagtagacgactaatagttgtcctgtggacagattctcccacctcagctgtggatctctgcaactcctccagagtaaccatgggcctcctggttgcttctctgattaattttctccttgtccgactcttcagtttgggtggacggcctcctcttggtaggtttgcggttgtgccatattctttccattttcttatgatggattttatggtgctcagagagatgttcaaagctctggatatttttttataacctaaccctgcttcatatttctccacaactttatccctgacctgtttggtgagctccttggtcttcatgatgctgtttgttcagtaatgatctccaacaaactctgagtccgtcacagaacaggtgtatttatactgagattaaattgtagacaggtggaccctatttactaattatgtgacttgtgaatgcaattggtcgcaccagatctttgttaggggtttcacagtaaagggggtgaatacatatgcactcaacacttttcagatttttatttgtaaataattgtgaaatccatgtaatatttccccccacttccaaatgatgcactattttgtgttggtccattacataaactcacgatgaaataaattttaatctgtggttataccatgacaaaatgtagaaaagtccaaagggggtgaatacttatgcaaggcactgtataaggtcagcccgcgattctgctttctccgcttgttgttgtacccgttgaatgtcggggttcgggggtaaatgatggtcttcatagcccccccccccccacctttctttctctctctgtctgtctgcttgtgtgcttgtagtggatgggcagagggggacatttaattatgtgattgggaaaattaaaactccaggacaacagaaggggaatacaaagtatgggatgcatatttgataatttatatcatataaaatatgtaatttatatcgtttaaaatcatggggggagaggggggaggggggagctggctcactagcatttaaaggaacaggcactcaaaacaggtcactctgtggagggctgttttagacagggtaaaaagggtgctgttttaaatgatccttgtggtattttgaccaaagtatgttacagacatttcattaagaccccaaggaaccatatcaacttgtggtaaaatgggcatgctatgtcccttttaatgtattattacctcagccaaggaggttatgccatttagtttgtttgttggtttaagCAAGTctacacaaaaataactgaacTAATTTCCcctaaacttggtggaaggatgtgtcatggatcagggaagaacatATTAAATTTCGTtctggatccagatcagggggcgatCCAGGGCCTTTTTTTCGCCCACATTCTTGATCATTATGTTTTACGACAttctcactgttttcccagagaataataaacggatcttgatgaaaaaaatcatgcacattaagggaactgatgtttatgagtgtgtggaattcggtgcagcttgtttgaatttaaggggactattgggccttggcaaaggtatgcgctccactgagtgacattgTAATGTCTATTATTTTATTCCCTGATCTTATTTGCCTTAGTCCCGTAATGATTTAATCTTCTTCCAACCATGTCAAGCACTTTATAACTGTGTCTGAAAAGTGCTTATTATTATAAAAAGCACTATTATCAGTTGAACCTGTTTCTTCCTGCGTGTGACCTATTTCTCCTCTCCCACAGCTCAGAACCGAAGATCCTGTTTTCCTACAAGTCGCAGGTAGATGAGCCGGACGAAAGCGACGTCCACCTTCCCCCCACAGTGGCTACAGCTCTTGGTCGTAAGGAGATGACCGACCAGGGCCTGTTCTACTCCTCTACACAGATCGATGGCTCTGGTCCCGGCAGCTCTCGCATGGTGGGAGCACACCTGGACGATGTTGCCTCTGGACCCTACGGCTCCAGCAGCATTAACAGCATTGAAGCTGACCGCTGGAGACCTATCAATGCGtgaaaggatgaagaggagagatggTTTTCCAGAGGGATTTAAATGTTATGCACATGGCGTGTGTTAGACAGGAAGGCATCCAGTGGAGTTGCCcaaaaaaagcaaagcagagCAGAGTATTTGGACATCAAGGAAGGGTTCTTGTACTTTCTCTGAGGCCAAGATGAGTGGACACTTGAGGAGGGACCTTTGCTAAGCATTTAAATGGTGGACTGAATTAAGCAACTGTTTTTCTAACACTGTTGCTAGAGTGCACTGCTGCTGTAGCTCCACACTCGGAGTACTGTCCCCGATTGTGGCCCCTGAGAGACTCCATATTGATTGTGTTCCACTGGCTTTTTAGATGTGGGGACTTTGGGACTCATCTCATCACGTTTTCTGTCATTCCAGCATCTTCAGTGATGACGTTTTAGCCCCATTTTAAGTCCCCACGTCTTTCAAATCTATCTAACATTCTTTTGATGGCAACTCAGCATCTGTACATTCCCACTGAAGCCTTTGAATAACAGCATCTCTACTGACTTTGTTATGTGCTGCCTTGTTCTAGATTTGTGACTCTGTGTCACCGTGCCTCTTTATCCAGGGCAACAACTCCAGTGTACTTTGTCTTCTGAAATAGGTGCGGTTCATCCTGTTATCATGTGAACCGTGTTAGCGTGATGTGTGTCCCCGCAATGTAATGAGGAAATCTGTATCTCCTAAATGCAGCTGttgcattcattttaaaatccacAAGCCATCTGTGAGGCAGAGACAAGAATAATTCTCTAACAAGTTAAATAGCATCTCAGGCATAAGCTCTCTCCTCTCATGTCtttccttctttatttattcctttGGTTTTCCTTTAATTTCTTGCACCTGATTAATCATTCCTGCTACTGAAAGCACATTTGTTCGCTTCATAGTCCTTTAGGAAGTGTCGTCTTTTGTGTGATTTAAACAACAAATGTGCAGAAAGCTTCAAATTCAGACCTGTGCTGCTTTCGTATCAGCATATCTAATTCCGCTTTCCTTGCTGCATCATAGGATACTGATGCAAagttgagtttttattttgctgctaATCTCTTAAgagtttttataaatgttatgAAAAGTGGTAAAATTAgaccaaaaagaaaatattgctCAATTTTATAGTATCAAGTGGTGGTATTTATATAGCTTCATTATAGACATAATTCTCATTTCTAATGAGCAATAACCGCTCAGGCAGTTAAGTCAGCGATGGATGATAGATACTTTAGACAATGTCGAGGATAAAGCAGCTGCACTGTTGCAGGTAATTTTTTTTGAAGTTTGTGTCTTGGCTCAACTCATGAAATCATACCTGCCATGCGCGGtattattacaataatataCTTGATTCTTTTGAAACCACATCACATGTACTTATGCCTACCAAGGAGATATTATGA is part of the Hippoglossus hippoglossus isolate fHipHip1 chromosome 5, fHipHip1.pri, whole genome shotgun sequence genome and harbors:
- the tpra1 gene encoding transmembrane protein adipocyte-associated 1 homolog; translated protein: MLATVTAVVRFAQYNGSVTPTPFENTSAFTTWKPGPEENITRPHKCLQVLYEDIGNSRVRFWDILLLVPNVAFFVFLMWKLPSARAKIRLTSSPIFVTFYLLVFVVAAVGITRAIVSMTVSASSAATIIDKVLWEITRFFLLAIELSVVILGLAFGHLESKSSIKRVLAITAVLALGYSITQGTLEILYPDSHLSAEDFNIYGHGGRHFWLASSIFFFLVYSLIVILPKTPIRDRISLPSKRSFYVYAAILSLLNLVQGLGSALLCAEIIEGLCCVDVTTFLYFSTFAPLIYVTFLKGFFGSEPKILFSYKSQVDEPDESDVHLPPTVATALGRKEMTDQGLFYSSTQIDGSGPGSSRMVGAHLDDVASGPYGSSSINSIEADRWRPINA